The proteins below are encoded in one region of Lepisosteus oculatus isolate fLepOcu1 chromosome 10, fLepOcu1.hap2, whole genome shotgun sequence:
- the recql4 gene encoding ATP-dependent DNA helicase Q4, which translates to MDRYNELKMLLKNWELTFVQENKRKPTKDDIDRASEETKNLYREYRELKQAREEGSVGKSCKENSGNVGQNPTTTGQSGEKEMDCWGSHLNRKNMPVSTQRLTPKDSDALKASAQYFGMKLKSNLGASIKDRPFSLKKSFTPKTTPLKSLKEGSSPRASMGPATPQLKPANTSPNLSTSAETSVHEESEELFAPIPGFTPSKMSSLAVLPKEKFCNKAHLLRESITNRLSSVDKGWLERCQVFDEVEKTEKPVTGNLLSPAGEGMLPLTEANRNVAHPSLSAAAAQQNSALLGETASKEEPLTVEGSVQLSNGLSASEMDTSARSECTFTFKDNVKEKEGETRLTLREDCGNESGLPSACVAAKESKKEVSYKELPSQDRYSPVKSDTGRRETEKRSRKRQREPGAGGEKPAELPEEGTAKKRRKTRRETSGSPKSPRVKKSHARPSQREDGEKEETSGSERKKQKQKIPTENLLGETEEEIPVSTRVQNKVKPRASSNKDGNFVKINLKKKSHVKGYALKGAFLRKQLYMEKFQLKGERFGGGGGRRGRWARAGHGGDSCFKCGGTGHWARDCRGRAPAPAVENESAEEADAEPFELPTLEEVARATSTLRSDPIVPSSDGQEAESQVKEEDDVLLNVVRPDYEKPSPPPSMEPLYSLGEDGKVRDVPEEVYEALRDFGYKSFRPGQEVAIMRILSGLSTLVVLSTGMGKSLCYQLPAYLYAKRSKSIALVVSPLVSLMDDQLSGLPPKLKAVCIHSNMTQKQREAAIEKVKDGQVHVLLLSPEALVGGGHGGSGCLPPADQLPPVAFACIDEAHCVSEWSHNFRPCYLRLCKVLRDRLGVRCLLGLTATATLATALDIAQHLDIRDREGIAVRSAAVPPNLQLSVSMDRDKDQSLVSLLKGERFGSLDSVIVYCTRREETTRISALLRTCLQGVMLRESSRPLSGETEEDTPGKRKKALAKKKIRKPLKWIAESYHAGLSAAQRRRVQNNFMCGELRIVVATVAFGMGLDKSDVRGIIHYNMPKSFESYVQEIGRAGRDGEPAHCHLFLDPEGGDLHELRRHIYADTVDYFTVKKLVQKAFPPCKCRQIHQKQLSMMQAGEVDDQEMLELADPPVDASPEQEEQKPETNENGQPVSRVCLTHERAIPIQETVETLDITEEGIETMLCYLELHPQQWVELLHPTLSSCRLVCYGGPQQLRKLTKICPPVAVTLARMRLSGVHVEHCSSVEFDVVELADTMGWELVPVKRGLRQLQWSMQSGFHGSSGTGRSGVLVEFSNLSFHFRSYGDLTPEELDGVCEFLHRRVLAQERTQLYQLKACFKAFRSVAYRNCSFCTDEMDEERSLKLKKLLRDYFDEKMDLDLSKKYEEDKEKENEELSESKLKDWEDQIRADIRSFLSCHSDEKFSGRAVARVFHGIGSPCYPAQTFGKDRRFWRKYLHFDFNEIIRMATQEIIRTK; encoded by the exons ATGGATCGTTACAATGAGTTGAAAATGTTGTTGAAGAACTGGGAGCTGACGTTCgttcaggaaaacaaaagaaagccgACTAAG GATGACATAGACAGAGCATCAGAAGAGACTAAAA ATCTGTACAGAGAATACAGGGAGCTCAAGCAAGCGAGAGAAGAGGGGAGTGTGGGAAAGAGCTGTAAAGAGAATTCTGGGAATGTCGGCCAGAATCCCACCACGACGGGCCAGTCAGGTGAAAAG GAGATGGATTGCTGGGGATCTCACTTGAATCGCAAAAACATGCCAGTGTCCACCCAGAGACTGACACCTAAGGACAGTGATGCACTCAAGGCTTCAGCCCAGTACTTTGGGATGAAGCTGAAGTCAAACCTAGGAGCTTCTATAAAG GACCGgccattttctttaaagaagtcTTTTACCCCAAAGACAACGCCTTTAAAGTCATTGAAAGAGGGCTCTAGTCCAAGAGCTTCAATGGGCCCAGCAACTCCACAGCTCAAGCCAGCCAACACCAGCCCCAACCTCAGCACCTCAGCAGAAACCTCGGTTCACGAGGAAAGCGAAGAACTATTTGCACCCATACCAGGGTTTACACCATCCAAGATGAGCTCACTTGCAGTTCTTCCAAAAGAGAAATTTTGCAACAAAGCCCATCTCTTGCGTGAATCCATCACCAATCGACTGTCTTCAGTGGACAAGGGCTGGCTGGAGCGATGCCAGGTCTTTGATGAAGTCGAGAAAACGGAAAAGCCGGTCACGGGCAATTTGTTGTCTCCCGCTGGCGAAGGAATGTTGCCGTTGACAGAAGCCAACAGAAACGTGGCTCACCCTAGTCTTTCTGCTGCAGCAGCCCAGCAGAACTCTGCGCTCCTGGGAGAGACTGCTTCCAAGGAGGAACCTTTAACAGTAGAGGGAAGTGTGCAGCTCAGTAATGGGTTGTCTGCCTCGGAAATGGACACTTCAGCCCGAAGTGAATGCACTTTCACATTCAAGGataatgttaaagaaaaagaaggtgaaaCTAGGCTGACGTTGAGAGAAGATTGTGGAAATGAATCGGGGTTGCCTTCTGCCTGTGTTGCGGCCAAGGAGAGTAAAAAAGAAGTTTCATACAAAGAATTGCCTTCCCAGGATAGGTACAGCCCGGTCAAGAGTGACACAGGccggagagagacagagaaaaggagtAGGAAGAGGCAGAGGGAACCTGGGGCCGGAGGAGAGAAGCCGGCCGAACTTCCAGAGGAAGGCACGGCTAAAAAGAGGAGAAAGACAAGGAGGGAAACTTCAGGCAGCCCCAAGTCTCCCCGTGTGAAGAAGAGCCACGCTAGGCCATCCCAACGGGAAGATGGAGAAAAGGAGGAAACTTCTGGctcagaaagaaagaaacagaaacaaaaaattcCCACAGAGAATCTCCTGGGAGAAACTGAAGAAGAAATTCCTGTTTCTACACGGGTTCAGAACAAAGTTAAACCAAG AGCTTCATCGAATAAAGACGGCAACTTTGTGAAAATTAATCTGAAGAAAAAATCTCATGTGAAAGGCTATGCACTGAAAGGTGCCTTTCTTCGCAAACAG CTGTACATGGAGAAGTTCCAGCTGAAGGGCGAGCGCTTTGGCGGGGGAGGGGGGCGCAGAGGAAGGTGGGCCAGGGCGGGTCACGGCGGCGACAGCTGCTTCAAGTGTGGGGGCACAGGCCACTGGGCCCGGGACTGCAGGGGCCGAG CTCCTGCCCCTGCTGTGGAGAATGAGTCAGCGGAAGAGGCCGACGCAGAGCCCTTCGAGTTGCCCACACTGGAGGAGGTAGCTCGGGCCACAAGCACACTGCGCTCTGATCCCATTG TGCCCTCCAGCGACGGTCAGGAGGCAGAGTCTCAGGTCAAAGAGGAAGATGACGTACTGTTGAATGTGGTCCGACCTGACTACGAGAAGCCCAGTCCCCCTCCATCCATGGAGCCTCTCTACAGTCTCGGGGAAGATGGCAAAGTCAGAG ATGTACCTGAAGAGGTTTATGAAGCTCTCAGAGACTTTGGTTACAAATCCTTCAGACCTGGACAGGAAGTGGCTATCATGAGAATCCTCTCAG GTTTGTCTACCTTGGTGGTGCTCTCCACTGGTATGGGGAAATCTCTGTGCTACCAGCTTCCAGCCTACCTCTATGCCAAAAGGTCAAAGAGTATTGCCTTGGTTGTGTCACCTTTAGTGTCCCTGATGGATGATCAG TTATCTGGACTTCCTCCAAAGCTCAAGGCTGTCTGTATCCATTCTAACATGACACAGAAACAGAGGGAGGCGGCTATCGAAAAG GTGAAAGACGGCCAGGTCCATGTCCTGCTGCTCTCTCCTGAGGCCTTGGTCGGGGGGGGTCACGGAGGGTCGGGCTGCTTGCCCCCGGCTGACCAGCTTCCCCCAGTGGCCTTTGCGTGCATCGACGAAGCCCACTGTGTGTCCGAGTGGTCCCACAACTTCCGACCTTGTTACCTGAGGCTGTGCAAG GTCCTCCGAGATCGGCTTGGGGTGCGTTGTCTTCTGGGTCTGACGGCCACCGCCACGCTCGCCACAGCCCTGGACATAGCCCAACACCTAGACATCAGGGACAGAGAGGGCATTGCAGTCCGGTCTGCTGCTGTCCCACCCAATCTGCAGCTCTCCGTGTCAATGGACAGGGACAAGGATCAG TCGCTGGTGTCCTTGCTGAAAGGGGAGCGGTTTGGGTCCCTGGACTCTGTTATTGTCTACTGCACCCGGCGAGAGGAGACCACCAGAATCTCTGCTCTGCTGCGCACCTGCTTGCAGGGGGTGATGCTGAGAGAGTCGTCCAGACCGCTCAGTGGGGAGACGGAGGAGGACACACCAGGGAAGAGGAAGAAAGCTCTCG CCAAGAAAAAGATCCGCAAGCCCTTGAAGTGGATAGCGGAGTCCTACCATGCTGGCTTGTCGGCCGCTCAGCGCCGTAGGGTGCAGAACAACTTCATGTGCGGGGAGCTGCGGATCGTTGTTGCGACGGTGGCCTTCGGCATGGGCCTGGATAAGTCAGACGTCCGGGGAATTATCCATTATAACATGCCCAAGAGCTTTGAGAGCTATGTGCAGGAGATCGGCAGAGCTGGGAGGGATGGAGAGCCAGCCCACTGCCATTTATTTCTGGATCCAGAG GGCGGAGACCTCCATGAGCTTCGCAGACACATCTATGCTGACACAGTTGACTACTTTACAGTCAAGAAACTCGTCCAGAAGGCCTTTCCTCCCTGCAAGTGCAGACAGATCCACCAGAAGCAGCTGAGCATGATGCAG GCTGGAGAGGTGGATGACCAGGAGATGCTGGAACTGGCAGATCCCCCCGTTGACGCAAGTCCCGAGCAAGAGGAGCAGAAGCCAGAGACGAACGAGAACGGCCAGCCCGTGTCCCGAGTGTGCCTCACACACGAACGGGCCATTCCTATCCAAGAAACGGTGGAGACGCTTGACATCACAGAGGAAG GTATAGAGACTATGCTGTGTTACCTGGAGCTGCATCCCCAGCAGTGGGTTGAGCTGCTGCACCCCACTCTTTCCAGCTGCCGCCTGGTCTGCTACGGTGGGCCCCAGCAGCTCAGGAAGCTCACCAAAAT CTGCCCGCCTGTAGCTGTGACCCTGGCGCGGATGCGGCTGTCAGGAGTCCATGTGGAGCACTGCAGCTCGGTGGAGTTCGATGTCGTGGAGCTGGCTGACACCATGGGCTGGGAGCTCGTCCCCGTGAAGAGAGGGCTGAGGCAGCTCCAATGGAGCATGCAGAGCG GCTTTCATGGATCCAGTGGCACAGGAAGGAGTGGGGTTCTGGTGGAGTTCTCGAATCTTTCCTTCCACTTCCGTTCCTATGGTGACCTGACTCCCGAGGAGCTGGATGGGGTGTGTGAGTTTCTGCATCGGCGAGTGCTGGCTCAGGAGAGAACGCAACTGTACCAGCTGAAAGCCTGTTTCAAAGCCTTCCGCAG CGTTGCGTATCGAAACTGCAGCTTCTGCACCGATGAGATGGACGAGGAAAGGAGCCTCAAGTTGAAGAAGCTGCTAAGGGACTATTTCGATGAGAAGATGGATCTAGACCTGAGCAAAAAATATGAGGAGGATAAAGAGAAGGAAAACGAGGAGCTGAGTGAATCCAAG CTCAAAGACTGGGAAGATCAGATTCGAGCCGATATCCGAAGCTTCCTTTCCTGCCACAGTGATGAGAAGTTCTCTGGAAGAGCTGTTGCCCGGGTTTTTCATGGAATTG GAAGCCCCTGTTACCCAGCTCAGACATTTGGCAAGGACAGAAGATTCTGGAGGAAATACCTTCACTTTGATTTCAATGAAATCATCCGCATGGCAACTCAAGAAATAATACGAACAAAGTAA